The following are encoded together in the Pseudoalteromonas ruthenica genome:
- the lipA gene encoding lipoyl synthase, giving the protein MTKSSVRMQPGVKLRDAEKMALIPVKVLPTEKDEMLRKPEWLKIRLPKSNERIDGIKQAMRKHGLHSVCEEASCPNLSECFNHGTATFMILGAICTRRCPFCDVAHGRPLKPDAQEPEKLALTIKDMKLNYVVITSVDRDDLRDGGAQHFADCIREIRKHNPGITIEILVPDFRGRMDRALAILSETPPDVFNHNLETAPRLYKLARPGADYKWSLELLKRFKEAHPEVRTKSGLMVGLGEEMSEIEEVLRDLREHNVDMLTVGQYLQPSKHHLPVKRYVPPAEFDALKAYADDIGFTQAACGPFVRSSYHADQQAAGKEVK; this is encoded by the coding sequence ATGACGAAATCATCAGTAAGAATGCAACCGGGTGTAAAATTACGTGACGCTGAGAAAATGGCGCTTATCCCGGTCAAAGTCCTACCGACTGAAAAAGACGAAATGCTACGTAAGCCAGAGTGGCTGAAAATCCGCTTACCTAAATCTAACGAGCGCATTGATGGCATTAAACAGGCAATGCGTAAGCACGGCTTGCACTCCGTGTGTGAAGAGGCGAGCTGCCCTAACCTTTCTGAATGCTTTAATCACGGCACCGCCACATTCATGATCTTAGGAGCCATTTGTACGCGTCGTTGTCCGTTTTGCGATGTCGCTCATGGTCGTCCACTGAAACCTGATGCTCAAGAGCCAGAAAAGCTGGCACTGACTATCAAGGACATGAAGCTCAACTACGTGGTGATCACCTCGGTAGACCGCGACGATTTACGTGACGGAGGGGCCCAACATTTCGCCGATTGTATTCGCGAAATTCGTAAGCACAACCCGGGCATTACTATTGAAATTCTAGTGCCAGATTTCCGTGGTCGCATGGACCGAGCATTAGCGATTCTCAGCGAGACACCACCAGATGTCTTTAACCACAATTTAGAGACAGCCCCACGCCTTTATAAATTGGCTCGTCCAGGCGCAGACTATAAATGGTCTTTAGAGCTATTAAAGCGCTTTAAAGAGGCACACCCTGAGGTGCGCACCAAGTCAGGCCTAATGGTAGGGTTAGGTGAAGAAATGAGCGAGATCGAAGAAGTGCTGCGCGACTTACGTGAGCACAACGTCGATATGCTCACAGTAGGCCAGTATTTACAGCCTTCGAAACACCACTTGCCGGTAAAACGTTACGTGCCACCAGCGGAATTTGACGCTTTAAAAGCGTACGCAGATGACATCGGCTTTACCCAAGCAGCCTGTGGTCCCTTTGTACGCTCTAGCTATCATGCTGACCAACAAGCAGCAGGTAAAGAAGTTAAATAA
- the lipB gene encoding lipoyl(octanoyl) transferase LipB translates to MTLSTLIVRQLGSRPYMPIWQAMQTFTDTRDETSADEIWLVEHEPVFTQGQAGKDEHLLMPGDIPVVKVDRGGQVTYHGPGQQMLYVLFNLRRLKIGVRDLVTWLEDSIIDSLGKYGIDAYAKKDAPGVYVNDAKIASLGLRVRRGCSFHGLALNVNMDLEPFLRINPCGYAGMQMVQCKDLNGPQSTEQAGQGLVEQLIKRLNPEHVEYQQGLAKE, encoded by the coding sequence CTGACATTGAGCACCTTAATAGTACGCCAATTGGGCTCTCGCCCATACATGCCTATTTGGCAGGCAATGCAAACCTTCACAGACACCCGTGACGAGACCAGTGCCGATGAAATTTGGCTGGTAGAACATGAGCCTGTATTTACGCAAGGCCAAGCAGGCAAAGACGAGCACTTGCTAATGCCCGGTGACATTCCTGTGGTCAAAGTAGACCGTGGCGGACAAGTCACTTATCACGGCCCTGGACAGCAAATGCTGTACGTACTTTTCAACTTACGTCGATTGAAAATCGGTGTACGCGACCTGGTTACTTGGCTAGAAGACAGTATCATCGACAGTCTTGGTAAATATGGAATCGACGCTTACGCCAAAAAAGATGCACCTGGGGTCTATGTTAATGACGCCAAGATTGCCTCCTTAGGTTTACGCGTGCGTCGAGGCTGCTCCTTCCATGGTTTGGCTTTGAACGTCAATATGGATTTGGAGCCTTTCTTGCGCATTAACCCGTGCGGCTATGCGGGTATGCAAATGGTGCAATGTAAAGATTTAAATGGGCCTCAGTCCACAGAGCAAGCCGGTCAAGGGCTTGTCGAGCAATTAATTAAACGACTCAACCCCGAACACGTTGAGTATCAACAAGGGTTAGCGAAAGAATGA
- the ybeD gene encoding DUF493 family protein YbeD → MVKPVKNTKFDEYLEFPCPFTFKVMGLANVSLTEQVLTVMQEHAPGDYAPKTKPSSKGNYESVTLVATVTSKEHIEVIYTELGSIDDVRYVL, encoded by the coding sequence GTGGTCAAACCGGTCAAAAATACCAAATTTGATGAATATCTAGAGTTTCCTTGTCCTTTCACATTTAAGGTGATGGGTCTTGCTAACGTGAGCCTGACGGAACAGGTATTAACGGTTATGCAAGAGCACGCCCCTGGCGACTATGCACCAAAAACGAAACCGAGCAGTAAAGGTAATTATGAGTCAGTGACTTTAGTTGCCACGGTGACATCAAAAGAGCATATCGAAGTTATCTATACTGAATTAGGTAGCATTGATGATGTACGCTACGTTCTGTAA
- a CDS encoding serine hydrolase has product MKSIKHSLLKGLGGLLCASSVFAAQAQIIPAPPEVNAKGHFLVDFTTGKVIAEGEADTKLAPASLTKMMTSYVIGTEINAGNISPSDMVTVSENAWAKNFPESSKMFIEVGKQVSVEDLNRGIIIQSGNDACVAMAEHIAGSESAFADLMNAHAQKLGMDNSHFINSHGLDTNEHFTTPRDMATLGAALIRDVPDEYALYKEKDFTYNGIKQFNRNSLLWDQGLDVDGIKTGHTSEAGYSLVSSATKGDMRLIAVVMGASSERARKVESKKLLNYGFRFFETITPYKAGDKFADQRIWMGDKEAVALGILEDTPITIPRGQQKNLEANFELDTTLEAPLEKGTKVGTLYLQLDGEDVANYPLVTLESIEEGGFFSKIYDYLRLQIM; this is encoded by the coding sequence ATGAAATCAATTAAACATTCTCTTCTCAAAGGCCTAGGCGGATTACTGTGTGCAAGCTCAGTGTTTGCCGCTCAAGCGCAGATCATTCCGGCTCCACCTGAAGTTAACGCTAAGGGCCACTTTCTTGTCGATTTCACAACGGGCAAGGTGATCGCCGAAGGCGAAGCCGACACTAAATTGGCACCCGCTAGCCTTACGAAAATGATGACGAGCTACGTCATCGGTACAGAAATTAATGCCGGTAACATCTCCCCCTCAGATATGGTGACCGTCAGTGAAAATGCATGGGCGAAAAATTTCCCAGAGTCATCAAAAATGTTTATCGAAGTCGGTAAGCAAGTAAGCGTTGAAGACTTAAATCGCGGTATCATCATTCAATCGGGTAACGATGCGTGTGTAGCGATGGCCGAACATATTGCGGGAAGTGAATCGGCATTTGCCGATCTCATGAATGCCCACGCGCAGAAGCTTGGCATGGATAACAGCCACTTTATCAACAGCCATGGTTTAGATACCAACGAGCATTTCACTACCCCTCGGGATATGGCGACCTTGGGTGCTGCACTTATCCGTGATGTGCCAGACGAATACGCACTGTATAAAGAAAAAGACTTTACCTACAACGGTATCAAACAATTTAACCGCAATAGTTTGCTGTGGGATCAAGGCCTCGACGTAGACGGCATTAAAACTGGTCACACCAGCGAAGCCGGATATAGCTTAGTATCTTCTGCCACTAAGGGTGATATGCGTTTAATAGCCGTGGTCATGGGTGCTAGCTCTGAGCGTGCACGTAAAGTGGAAAGCAAAAAACTGCTTAACTACGGCTTTCGTTTCTTCGAAACCATCACACCGTATAAAGCTGGCGACAAATTTGCCGACCAACGCATCTGGATGGGCGACAAAGAAGCTGTGGCGTTAGGCATTTTAGAAGACACGCCTATCACTATCCCTCGTGGCCAACAGAAGAACCTAGAAGCAAACTTTGAGCTCGATACGACACTTGAAGCGCCACTAGAGAAAGGCACCAAAGTAGGCACTTTGTACTTACAACTTGACGGTGAAGATGTGGCCAACTACCCACTGGTGACACTGGAAAGTATTGAAGAAGGTGGCTTTTTCAGCAAGATCTACGACTATTTGCGCTTACAAATCATGTAA
- a CDS encoding septal ring lytic transglycosylase RlpA family protein, with amino-acid sequence MAVRALFLTLITLLISACSTPSGRYHMRHDAAPLRQPTALELQDAVITDEPKSAAANRPYEVRGRHYVPIFDERGFTQQGIASWYGRKFHGYHTSNGETYNMFAMTAAHKTLPLPSFVRVTNLDNGKSVIVRVNDRGPFHDDRIIDLSYSAAYKLGYHRQGTARVKLEAVTLADAKPRTKYIQVAAGSKLANIEALAYQLEQQYHVPTNIKKQNDGIFRLRLGPITDENQAQSLLKQLKSGQFAQAFLLYDDHAL; translated from the coding sequence ATGGCAGTTCGTGCGCTTTTTCTTACTCTTATAACGCTTTTAATAAGTGCCTGTAGTACGCCATCGGGGCGCTATCATATGCGTCATGATGCCGCACCTTTACGCCAGCCTACCGCGCTGGAGCTGCAAGACGCGGTGATCACCGATGAACCCAAAAGTGCCGCTGCAAATCGTCCTTATGAAGTTCGTGGGCGCCATTACGTGCCTATTTTTGACGAACGAGGGTTTACACAGCAAGGTATTGCTTCGTGGTATGGCCGTAAGTTTCATGGCTATCACACCTCCAATGGCGAGACCTACAACATGTTCGCCATGACCGCAGCCCATAAAACCCTGCCCTTACCCAGCTTCGTTCGAGTGACCAACCTCGATAACGGCAAAAGCGTGATCGTTCGCGTCAATGATCGCGGCCCGTTTCATGACGACCGGATTATTGATTTATCATACTCAGCAGCCTACAAACTGGGCTATCACCGCCAAGGTACAGCGCGGGTTAAGCTCGAAGCAGTTACCCTTGCCGACGCAAAACCTCGTACTAAGTATATTCAAGTCGCTGCGGGCTCAAAACTCGCTAATATTGAAGCTTTGGCTTATCAATTGGAGCAGCAGTATCACGTACCAACGAATATTAAAAAGCAAAATGATGGAATTTTTCGCTTACGCTTAGGTCCAATAACTGATGAAAATCAGGCACAGTCGCTATTGAAGCAATTAAAAAGTGGCCAATTCGCCCAAGCTTTCTTGCTTTATGATGACCATGCCCTTTAA